The following coding sequences are from one Candidatus Binatia bacterium window:
- a CDS encoding isoprenylcysteine carboxylmethyltransferase family protein: MSKDVLWIVLALVALQRLAELIYSARNTRRLLAAGGVEIGATQYPFFILVHATWLASMAAFVPPSAPANWWLLGAYALVQPLRVWTIATLGPYWTTRIVTVPGAPLVTSGPYRFLRHPNYVVVCAEIALLPLAFGAVEIAIVFSILNAALLSWRIRVEERALAPRRSSGPGAAGS, from the coding sequence TTGTCGAAGGACGTGCTCTGGATCGTTCTCGCGCTCGTCGCGCTCCAGCGCCTCGCCGAGCTTATCTACTCGGCGCGCAACACGCGCCGGCTGCTCGCGGCGGGAGGCGTCGAGATCGGGGCGACGCAGTATCCCTTCTTCATCCTCGTCCATGCGACGTGGCTCGCGAGCATGGCCGCGTTCGTTCCACCCTCGGCGCCGGCGAACTGGTGGTTGCTCGGGGCGTACGCGCTCGTGCAGCCGCTGCGCGTCTGGACGATCGCGACGCTCGGCCCGTACTGGACGACGCGCATCGTTACGGTGCCGGGCGCCCCGCTCGTCACGAGCGGGCCCTACCGCTTCCTGCGCCATCCGAACTACGTCGTCGTCTGCGCGGAGATCGCGCTGCTCCCGCTCGCGTTCGGCGCCGTCGAGATCGCGATCGTCTTTTCGATCCTCAACGCGGCGCTGCTCTCGTGGCGCATCCGCGTCGAGGAACGGGCGCTCGCGCCGCGCCGCTCCTCAGGACCGGGTGCGGCGGGCTCCTAA
- a CDS encoding NAD-dependent malic enzyme — protein MVLRIDMPNEPGAFGVLANAIGDAGGAIVAVDMHTVGRTRIVRDVTITAASDALANDVRRAVESIDGARIIFSADSTFLAHIGGKIRIDSKISIKSRQDLSTVYTPGVARVSMAIAADPNKAFQLTVKRNSVAIVTDGTAVLGLGDIGPLGALPVMEGKAMLFKQFADIDAFPICLDTKDVDEIVETVVRIAPVFGGINLEDISAPRCFEVEDRLIEALDIPVMHDDQHGTAVVIMAALVNAARVVGKKLSDLRVVVSGSGAAGTATIKMLLGAGVGDVIPVDRSGALNRTDRYENPHWRWLAEHCNRENRRGSLRDVLEGVDVFIGVSAPGILQPEDIARMARDPIVFAMANPTPEIMPDVAAPVAAVIATGRSDFPNQVNNLLSFPGIFRGALDVRARRITEKMKLAAAFAIAEIVSESELSPEYVIPSVFDTRVVDAVAKAVAAAATEEGVARRLPTINEGEDLSASV, from the coding sequence ATGGTCCTGCGCATCGACATGCCGAACGAGCCCGGCGCGTTCGGCGTGCTCGCCAATGCGATCGGCGACGCAGGCGGCGCGATCGTCGCGGTCGACATGCACACGGTAGGCAGGACGCGCATCGTCCGCGACGTGACGATCACCGCAGCATCCGACGCGCTCGCAAACGACGTTCGCCGCGCGGTCGAGTCCATCGACGGCGCGCGCATCATCTTCTCGGCGGACTCGACCTTCCTCGCGCACATCGGCGGCAAGATTCGAATCGATTCGAAGATCAGCATCAAAAGCCGGCAGGATCTCTCGACCGTCTATACGCCCGGAGTCGCACGCGTCTCGATGGCGATCGCCGCCGACCCGAATAAGGCGTTCCAGCTCACGGTGAAGCGCAACAGCGTCGCGATCGTGACCGACGGCACCGCCGTGCTGGGCCTCGGCGACATCGGCCCGCTCGGCGCGCTGCCGGTGATGGAAGGCAAGGCGATGCTCTTCAAGCAGTTCGCCGACATCGATGCGTTCCCGATCTGCCTCGATACGAAAGACGTGGACGAGATCGTCGAGACCGTCGTCCGCATCGCGCCGGTCTTCGGCGGCATCAATCTCGAAGACATCAGCGCGCCGCGCTGCTTCGAGGTCGAGGATCGCTTGATCGAGGCGCTCGACATCCCGGTGATGCACGACGATCAGCACGGCACGGCGGTCGTGATCATGGCGGCGCTCGTCAACGCAGCGCGCGTCGTCGGCAAGAAGCTCTCGGACCTCCGCGTCGTCGTCTCGGGCAGCGGCGCGGCCGGAACCGCGACGATCAAGATGCTGCTCGGCGCGGGCGTCGGCGACGTGATCCCCGTCGACCGCAGCGGCGCCCTTAACCGGACGGACCGCTACGAGAATCCGCACTGGCGCTGGCTGGCCGAGCACTGCAATCGCGAGAATCGGCGCGGCTCGCTGCGCGACGTGCTCGAAGGCGTGGACGTCTTCATCGGCGTCTCGGCGCCGGGCATCTTGCAGCCGGAAGACATCGCCCGCATGGCGCGCGATCCGATCGTCTTCGCGATGGCGAACCCGACGCCCGAGATCATGCCCGACGTCGCGGCGCCCGTCGCCGCGGTGATCGCGACCGGACGGTCGGACTTTCCCAATCAGGTGAACAACCTGCTCTCCTTCCCCGGGATCTTCCGCGGCGCGCTCGACGTCCGCGCGCGGCGCATCACCGAGAAGATGAAGCTCGCTGCCGCGTTTGCGATCGCCGAGATCGTCTCCGAATCGGAGTTGAGCCCCGAGTACGTGATTCCGAGCGTCTTCGATACGCGCGTCGTCGACGCGGTCGCGAAGGCCGTGGCCGCCGCGGCGACCGAAGAAGGCGTCGCGCGCCGCCTGCCCACGATCAACGAAGGAGAGGATCTCAGCGCGAGCGTCTGA
- a CDS encoding 3-oxoacyl-[acyl-carrier-protein] synthase III C-terminal domain-containing protein, with translation MTADARILAVATAVPPHALGQADVTRRIELALGPRSREIVRLLPMFGNTGIEHRYSCVPIEWYEDLHDWPERNRVYLDSALDLLETATRRALERAGRRPDEIDAIVAVSTTGIATPSLDALLIERMNLRRDVQRLPIFGLGCAGGAIGLARAAAMARMNPRSLVLFLVVELCALCFRRDDFSKSNIVATALFGDGASAALVSSEGTGARIVAGGEHTWPDSLDVMGWEITGQGFKAIFSRDIPELVTAHLHDVVVEFLAKHSLALRDVDEFVCHPGGAKVLDALEVAFELKPGSLGTARDVLREYGNMSAATVMFVLERAFDDRAWKRALVSALGPGFTAGFTLLERDAASS, from the coding sequence ATGACCGCGGATGCACGCATCCTCGCCGTTGCGACGGCTGTGCCTCCCCACGCGCTCGGACAGGCCGACGTGACCCGGCGTATCGAGCTCGCGCTTGGCCCGCGTTCCCGCGAGATCGTGCGCCTGCTTCCGATGTTCGGCAATACCGGCATCGAGCACCGGTACTCGTGCGTTCCGATCGAGTGGTACGAGGATCTCCACGATTGGCCCGAACGCAATCGCGTCTATCTCGACTCGGCGCTCGATCTGCTCGAAACCGCGACGCGGCGCGCGCTCGAACGCGCCGGGCGCCGGCCCGACGAGATAGATGCAATCGTCGCGGTATCGACGACGGGCATCGCCACGCCGAGCCTCGATGCGCTCCTGATCGAACGCATGAACCTGCGGCGCGACGTGCAGCGCCTCCCGATCTTCGGTTTGGGCTGCGCGGGCGGCGCGATCGGCCTCGCGCGCGCGGCCGCGATGGCGCGCATGAATCCGCGCTCCCTCGTCCTCTTTCTCGTCGTCGAGCTCTGCGCGCTCTGCTTTCGGCGCGACGATTTTTCGAAGAGCAACATCGTCGCGACGGCGCTCTTCGGCGACGGCGCCTCGGCGGCGCTCGTCTCGTCCGAAGGCACGGGCGCGCGGATCGTCGCCGGCGGCGAGCACACGTGGCCCGACTCGCTCGACGTAATGGGCTGGGAGATCACCGGCCAGGGCTTCAAGGCGATCTTCTCGCGCGACATCCCCGAACTCGTCACGGCGCACCTCCACGACGTCGTCGTCGAGTTCCTCGCGAAGCACTCGCTCGCGCTGCGGGACGTTGACGAGTTCGTCTGCCACCCCGGCGGCGCGAAGGTCCTCGATGCGCTCGAGGTTGCCTTCGAACTGAAGCCCGGCTCGCTGGGAACCGCGCGCGACGTATTGCGCGAGTACGGCAACATGTCGGCGGCGACCGTGATGTTCGTCTTGGAGCGAGCGTTTGACGATCGCGCGTGGAAGCGCGCGCTCGTCAGCGCGCTCGGACCCGGCTTCACCGCCGGATTCACGCTGCTCGAACGCGACGCGGCGTCATCCTGA
- a CDS encoding PLP-dependent aminotransferase family protein — protein MQLADRFAEAIERNELKPGDRLPAMRELARWLDCALVTVSQAYELLSARGRATARPGKGTFVAPPPDRGGAFARRWEPDVGRLARGARLEGVMERLTQATAPGAITLASGHPAAETFPLHDFARAFHRTLLDDPPELMQYRSSTGDPELCGKLAALLRGRGCAADASDVIVCSGAQQAADIVATVLLDERSVVASESPTYWGSLGVFDARGVTYVEVRGDSDGLRTDDVERVFAEYRPRLCYVNPIAQNPTGAVLPVRRAKHVVALARRYDVVILEDQTGWQLTYDAPAPPPLAAHDTDGRVIVMESLSKSIFPALRIGYLYAKGAIAEALEAAKVRADVFTSTLTQRALWRFMESPASPRHFRSTRALYRKRRDAFVEALAEVVTWTDVRSPGAGVNVWLPLPPRISTQAAFDACAREGVLVMPAEPFYPTRSGPPALRLSFGHLDAGEAREGVVRLSRAFERLGARRTRS, from the coding sequence GTGCAGCTCGCCGATCGTTTCGCCGAAGCGATCGAACGAAACGAACTAAAACCGGGCGATAGACTTCCCGCGATGCGAGAATTGGCCCGTTGGCTGGACTGCGCTCTCGTGACCGTTTCGCAGGCGTACGAGCTCTTGTCCGCACGCGGGCGAGCGACCGCGCGTCCGGGCAAGGGCACGTTCGTCGCGCCGCCGCCCGATCGGGGCGGGGCGTTCGCGCGGCGCTGGGAGCCCGACGTCGGGCGCCTCGCGCGCGGCGCGCGCCTCGAAGGCGTGATGGAACGGCTGACGCAAGCGACGGCGCCCGGCGCGATCACGCTCGCCTCGGGTCATCCCGCGGCGGAGACGTTTCCGCTCCACGACTTCGCTCGCGCCTTCCATCGCACGCTCCTCGACGATCCGCCCGAGTTGATGCAGTATCGCTCCTCGACCGGCGACCCGGAACTCTGCGGGAAACTCGCCGCGCTGCTGCGCGGCCGCGGCTGCGCCGCCGACGCAAGCGACGTGATCGTCTGCTCGGGCGCGCAGCAGGCGGCGGACATCGTCGCGACGGTGCTGCTCGACGAGCGCAGCGTCGTCGCGAGCGAGAGCCCGACGTATTGGGGAAGCCTCGGCGTGTTCGACGCCCGCGGCGTCACCTACGTCGAGGTGCGCGGCGATTCAGACGGCCTGCGCACCGACGACGTCGAGCGCGTCTTTGCCGAGTATCGCCCGCGCCTCTGTTACGTCAATCCGATCGCGCAGAATCCGACCGGCGCGGTTCTGCCGGTGCGCCGCGCGAAGCACGTCGTCGCGCTGGCGCGCCGCTACGACGTCGTCATCCTCGAAGACCAGACGGGCTGGCAGCTCACGTACGACGCTCCGGCGCCGCCGCCGCTCGCCGCGCACGACACCGACGGCCGCGTCATCGTGATGGAGAGCCTCTCGAAGTCCATCTTTCCGGCGTTGCGCATCGGCTATCTCTACGCGAAGGGCGCGATCGCCGAGGCGCTCGAAGCGGCAAAGGTGCGCGCCGACGTCTTCACCTCGACGCTGACGCAGCGCGCCCTCTGGCGGTTCATGGAGAGCCCGGCCTCGCCGCGCCACTTTCGCTCGACGCGGGCGCTCTATCGCAAACGGCGCGACGCGTTCGTCGAAGCGCTCGCCGAGGTCGTGACGTGGACCGACGTGCGCTCGCCCGGCGCCGGCGTGAACGTTTGGCTCCCGCTCCCGCCGCGGATCTCGACGCAGGCCGCGTTCGACGCCTGCGCGCGCGAAGGCGTTCTCGTGATGCCGGCCGAGCCGTTCTATCCGACGCGCAGCGGCCCGCCCGCGCTCCGTCTCTCCTTCGGGCACCTCGACGCCGGTGAGGCCCGCGAGGGCGTCGTTCGCCTCAGCCGCGCCTTCGAGCGATTAGGAGCCCGCCGCACCCGGTCCTGA